In a single window of the Streptomyces sp. CGMCC 4.7035 genome:
- the cobA gene encoding uroporphyrinogen-III C-methyltransferase, which translates to MAEHPAYPVGLRLSGRRVVVLGGGQVAQRRLPALIAAGADIVLVSPEATPSVEAMADAGEITWKKRPYEDGDLADAWYALIATSDVEANTAASAEAERHRVWCVRSDDADAATAWTPATGHSEGVTVAVLTTEAKGRDPRHTAAIRDAVVEGLRDGTLVAPHHRTRNPGVALVGGGPGDPDLITVRGRRLLAEADVVIADRLGPRDLLAELPPHVEVIDAAKIPYGRFMAQEAINNALIEHAKQGKSVVRLKGGDPYVFGRGMEELQALAEAGIPCTVVPGISSSISVPGAAGIPVTHRGVAHEFTVVSGHVAPDDERSLVDWPSLAKLTGTLVVLMGVDKIGKIAETLVAHGKAPDTPVALVQEGTTAAQRRVDATLATVAETVRAEDVKPPAVIVIGEVVTVGPRPAE; encoded by the coding sequence ATGGCCGAACACCCTGCCTACCCCGTAGGCCTCCGCCTCTCCGGCCGCCGCGTGGTCGTCCTCGGCGGCGGCCAGGTAGCCCAGCGCCGCCTCCCCGCGCTCATCGCAGCGGGCGCGGACATCGTCCTCGTGTCCCCGGAAGCGACACCCTCCGTCGAAGCCATGGCGGACGCCGGGGAGATCACCTGGAAGAAGCGCCCGTACGAGGACGGCGACCTCGCGGACGCCTGGTACGCCCTGATCGCCACCAGCGATGTCGAGGCCAACACCGCCGCCTCCGCGGAAGCCGAGCGCCACCGCGTGTGGTGCGTCCGCTCCGACGACGCCGACGCCGCCACCGCCTGGACCCCCGCGACCGGCCACAGTGAGGGCGTCACGGTCGCCGTCCTCACCACCGAGGCGAAGGGCCGCGACCCCCGTCACACCGCAGCCATCCGCGACGCCGTGGTGGAGGGCCTGCGCGACGGCACGCTCGTCGCCCCGCACCACCGCACCCGTAACCCCGGCGTCGCGCTGGTCGGTGGTGGCCCCGGCGATCCGGACCTGATCACGGTCCGCGGCCGCCGCCTCCTCGCCGAGGCCGACGTGGTCATCGCGGACCGGCTCGGCCCGCGCGACCTGCTGGCCGAACTGCCGCCGCACGTCGAGGTGATCGACGCGGCGAAGATCCCGTACGGCCGTTTCATGGCCCAGGAGGCCATCAACAACGCGCTGATCGAGCACGCCAAGCAGGGGAAGTCGGTCGTCCGTCTGAAGGGCGGCGATCCGTACGTCTTCGGGCGCGGCATGGAAGAGCTCCAGGCGCTCGCCGAAGCCGGCATCCCGTGCACGGTCGTACCCGGCATCTCCAGCTCGATCTCGGTCCCCGGTGCGGCGGGCATCCCTGTCACCCACCGTGGAGTCGCACACGAGTTCACGGTGGTCAGCGGCCATGTCGCCCCTGACGACGAGCGCTCTCTGGTCGACTGGCCGTCGCTGGCGAAGCTGACCGGCACGCTCGTCGTCCTCATGGGCGTCGACAAGATCGGGAAGATCGCCGAGACCCTCGTCGCCCACGGCAAGGCGCCCGACACGCCCGTCGCCCTGGTCCAGGAGGGCACGACGGCCGCCCAGCGCCGCGTCGACGCCACCCTGGCGACGGTCGCCGAGACCGTACGGGCCGAGGATGTGAAGCCCCCGGCGGTCATCGTCATCGGCGAGGTCGTGACGGTGGGCCCGCGACCCGCCGAGTAA
- a CDS encoding phosphotransferase family protein, protein MTALLPALTAKARAAAHADDGTGCPCPTQDTVLAERSDNATVVRHGTAVAKAHTPGTDLAELSLRLTTATRLPGVLLAPLHPTPVTLQGHLVTFWPYGTPVDPDIPEAAPWEAAATLLARLHKAPAPAGLPPMRGPAKAARAIGRLRAAGPHPAAEAVLRAWAALPAWARAEAPMPSPRTLCHGDLHLGQLVRHPADTGPWLLIDVDDLGMGDPAWDLARPAAWYACGLLPPDEWTRFLTAYRREGGPAVPSTGDPWPALDVPARALTVQTAALAIAKSLAADRSLDEVEQAVVDACVRMGPIPP, encoded by the coding sequence GTGACCGCACTACTGCCCGCGCTCACCGCGAAGGCCCGCGCCGCGGCGCACGCGGACGACGGCACAGGTTGCCCTTGCCCGACCCAGGACACGGTCCTCGCCGAGCGCAGCGACAACGCGACCGTGGTCCGCCACGGCACCGCCGTCGCCAAGGCCCACACCCCCGGCACCGACCTCGCCGAACTCTCCCTCCGCCTCACCACCGCCACCCGCCTCCCCGGCGTCCTCCTCGCCCCCCTCCACCCCACCCCTGTCACCCTCCAGGGCCACCTCGTGACCTTCTGGCCGTACGGCACGCCCGTGGACCCGGACATCCCGGAGGCCGCACCCTGGGAGGCGGCCGCCACGCTCCTCGCACGACTCCACAAGGCCCCAGCCCCCGCCGGCCTCCCACCCATGCGCGGCCCCGCCAAGGCCGCCCGAGCGATCGGGCGCCTCCGTGCGGCCGGCCCTCATCCCGCTGCCGAAGCCGTGCTCCGTGCCTGGGCCGCTCTCCCCGCCTGGGCGCGCGCGGAAGCGCCCATGCCGTCCCCACGGACCCTCTGCCACGGTGACCTCCACCTCGGTCAGCTCGTACGCCACCCCGCCGACACCGGCCCCTGGCTCCTCATCGACGTCGACGACCTCGGCATGGGTGACCCGGCCTGGGACCTGGCACGCCCCGCCGCCTGGTACGCCTGCGGGCTGCTCCCGCCCGACGAGTGGACCCGCTTCCTCACCGCGTACCGGCGGGAGGGCGGCCCCGCCGTCCCCTCCACCGGCGACCCCTGGCCGGCGCTCGACGTTCCCGCCCGTGCCCTCACCGTGCAGACGGCGGCCCTGGCCATCGCCAAGTCCCTCGCCGCGGACCGTTCCCTGGACGAGGTGGAGCAGGCCGTGGTCGACGCCTGTGTCCGAATGGGCCCCATTCCGCCGTAG
- a CDS encoding serine/threonine-protein kinase, translated as MDMAMMRLRREDPRVVGSFRLHRRLGAGGMGVVYLGSDKRGQRVALKVIRPDLAEDQEFRSRFAREVSAARRIRGGCTARLVAADLEADRPWFATQYVPGPSLHDKVAEEGALTAAEVAAVGAALSEGLVAVHEAGVVHRDLKPSNILLSPKGPRIIDFGIAWATGASTLTHVGTAVGSPGFLAPEQVRGAAVTPATDVFSLGATLAYAATGDSPFGHGSSEVMLYRVVHEEPQLHGVHDALAPLVRACLAKDPEERPSTLQLSLRLKEIATREAQGFTDVRPPVPRGDPDRPTGRLAEQYADQRTVRRPQGPVTPPPRNNGSRPGARPTPAQRNTTRSGNTTRSGGRPAPRSGARRPAPRTTGAGRRPANPRLLRQRLFVFVVVTLLVALGIAAAQGCQGPARGLDDGNVRQDVRPQQSYAPLPGDLMVDQHRSQLNRDD; from the coding sequence ATGGACATGGCGATGATGCGCCTGAGGCGTGAGGACCCGCGTGTCGTCGGCTCGTTCAGGCTTCACCGGCGGCTCGGCGCGGGCGGAATGGGCGTCGTCTACCTGGGCTCGGACAAGCGGGGCCAGCGCGTCGCGCTGAAGGTGATCCGTCCGGACCTGGCGGAGGACCAGGAGTTCCGGTCGCGGTTCGCGCGTGAGGTCTCGGCGGCACGGCGCATTCGCGGTGGGTGCACGGCACGGCTCGTGGCCGCCGATCTGGAGGCGGACCGACCGTGGTTCGCCACCCAGTACGTGCCCGGCCCCTCCCTGCACGACAAGGTCGCCGAGGAGGGGGCCCTCACGGCCGCCGAGGTGGCCGCCGTGGGTGCCGCCCTCTCCGAGGGCCTTGTGGCGGTGCACGAAGCCGGGGTCGTCCACCGCGACCTGAAGCCGTCCAACATCCTGTTGTCCCCGAAGGGGCCGCGGATCATCGACTTCGGCATCGCCTGGGCGACGGGCGCCTCGACGCTCACGCACGTCGGTACGGCGGTCGGTTCGCCGGGCTTCCTCGCCCCCGAGCAGGTGCGCGGGGCCGCCGTCACCCCGGCCACGGACGTGTTCTCGCTGGGCGCCACGCTGGCGTACGCGGCGACCGGCGACTCGCCCTTCGGGCACGGCAGTTCCGAGGTGATGCTCTACCGGGTGGTGCACGAGGAGCCCCAGTTGCACGGCGTACACGACGCGCTGGCCCCGCTGGTGCGCGCCTGCCTGGCGAAGGATCCCGAGGAGCGGCCCAGCACCCTCCAACTCTCCCTCCGGCTCAAGGAGATCGCGACCCGGGAGGCCCAGGGGTTCACGGACGTACGGCCGCCCGTCCCGCGCGGGGACCCGGACCGGCCGACGGGGCGGCTGGCGGAGCAGTACGCCGATCAACGCACCGTACGGCGCCCGCAGGGGCCGGTCACTCCCCCGCCCCGTAACAACGGCTCCCGGCCCGGGGCGCGTCCGACGCCCGCGCAGCGCAACACGACCCGCTCCGGCAACACGACCCGATCCGGCGGCCGGCCCGCACCGCGCAGCGGAGCCCGACGGCCGGCGCCCCGGACCACCGGGGCCGGACGACGCCCGGCCAACCCGCGGCTGCTGCGCCAGCGGCTGTTCGTGTTCGTCGTGGTGACGCTGCTGGTGGCGCTGGGCATCGCCGCGGCCCAGGGGTGCCAGGGGCCGGCGCGCGGCCTGGACGACGGGAACGTGCGCCAGGACGTACGACCTCAGCAGTCGTACGCTCCGCTGCCCGGTGACCTGATGGTCGACCAGCACAGGAGCCAGCTGAACCGGGACGACTGA
- the cobT gene encoding nicotinate-nucleotide--dimethylbenzimidazole phosphoribosyltransferase → MTDTGQIPGEGLPESAGMVEQPGVLAPGAYTYLNHSDTPAEDDDLLLMPGQQGAWGNEMPQPAPAPAPFLHEPGPHEMAGRDSGSIDVGAVRTPPPAPVPPSATPRRPLHLGPPTPDATLSPVRSLSDRGPADAPMRPSGPPTTGPEYLDVPQPGENSPQGAVPWGAPPQTQTVPPVGPEGTTAETVVPQPAPTPEPVAVEPAPAQVAPEAAPLAPEGYEPLQGQAIPAGPQALETPGAPVGAEPPQTPAPGAPQDAQAPVPGAQDVQAEPTAAPQAPDAAPVAAPQAPGAASAAAPQAAPDAADAVSVPEGVSAAESAHGPHGAPAPAAPQIPDAAPAPAGPSAEAAPAPVTPQAPQAVPAPDAVSDAQVSAPQTPVAHAPDAQVSAPQTPVAHAPDAQVPAAQAPDAQVPAAPHAPQPADDAAQTVVVVPDAGVPQQADAPAPASTGLPEAPAQEPEADDQAAPVQDAQDPASEHAQDPAQAVTPVPDEQAPESRPADQAVHIADTEARIPDAETPFEEPALPLAAEEAQPAAAESVQAVPVGVAAQAAAPEASAGQVHGEQPAADEPGAPQEPEPDQTLGQFVPVEGTVPTTPHLAPTPPHALIVPPLPPQEQQPAEEPAAAAAEQEEPVAAAPTAEEPAVTVPAPRDGEAPAPEPSVVDQEPVVAQQAEDLDTRAADQEESTAAVEEARESTGPAAPGYDDAEREAVLRVMRERRDIRNGFRSDPIPHDVLLRVLEAAHTAPSVGHSQPWDFVVIRSAETRRTMHELAQRQREAYAKSLPKGRAKQFKELKIEAILDTPVNIVVTADPTRGGRHTLGRHTQPQMAPYSSALAVENLWLAARAEGLGVGWVSFFDEREMVRTLGLPEHLEVVAYLCVGYVDEFPDEPELMQAGWSKRRPLSWVVHEETYGRRALPGEEPHDLLAETVAGIRPLDAKALGEAWERQKRMTKPAGALGMLEIISAQLSGLSRQCPPPIPEPAAVAIFAGDHGVHAQGVTPWPQEVTAQMVANFLGGGAVCNAFAGQVGAEVCVVDVGVAADLPATPGLLPRKVRAGTADMTTGPALTREEVKQAIEVGIETARDLVAAGNKALLTGEMGIANTTASAALISVFTDTDPSEVTGRGTGINDETLARKTEVVRRAIELHQPDPADPIGVLAAFGGLEHAAMVGLLLGGASLRTPVILDGVSAGAAALVARAIAPEVLAACIAGHRSAEPGHVAALNKLGLRPLVDLDLRLGEGTGALLALPLVQSAARAMHEVATFDSAGVTEK, encoded by the coding sequence ATGACGGACACCGGCCAGATCCCGGGCGAGGGGCTGCCGGAGAGCGCAGGCATGGTGGAGCAGCCGGGCGTCCTCGCGCCGGGCGCGTACACCTACCTCAACCACTCCGACACCCCGGCCGAGGACGACGACCTGCTCCTGATGCCCGGCCAGCAGGGCGCCTGGGGCAACGAGATGCCGCAGCCCGCCCCGGCTCCGGCGCCGTTCCTCCATGAGCCCGGCCCGCATGAGATGGCCGGCCGGGACAGCGGCTCGATCGACGTCGGCGCGGTCCGTACGCCGCCTCCGGCGCCGGTGCCCCCGTCGGCGACGCCGCGCCGCCCGCTGCACCTCGGCCCGCCCACCCCGGACGCCACCTTGAGCCCGGTGCGTTCGCTGTCCGACCGCGGTCCGGCCGACGCCCCGATGCGCCCCTCCGGGCCGCCGACGACCGGCCCGGAGTATCTCGACGTGCCCCAGCCCGGGGAGAACTCCCCGCAGGGGGCGGTGCCGTGGGGCGCGCCGCCGCAGACGCAGACCGTGCCGCCGGTGGGCCCCGAGGGGACCACTGCAGAAACGGTCGTCCCGCAGCCGGCGCCGACGCCCGAGCCGGTGGCGGTGGAACCGGCCCCGGCGCAGGTCGCCCCCGAGGCCGCACCGCTGGCCCCGGAGGGCTACGAGCCGCTCCAGGGGCAGGCGATCCCGGCCGGCCCCCAGGCACTTGAGACCCCCGGAGCGCCGGTCGGCGCCGAGCCGCCCCAGACTCCGGCTCCCGGTGCGCCGCAGGACGCCCAGGCTCCGGTTCCCGGCGCGCAGGACGTCCAGGCTGAGCCGACGGCCGCTCCGCAGGCTCCGGACGCCGCGCCCGTCGCTGCCCCGCAGGCTCCGGGCGCAGCGTCCGCCGCTGCCCCGCAGGCAGCCCCGGATGCCGCGGACGCCGTATCGGTGCCCGAGGGCGTGTCCGCTGCCGAGTCCGCGCATGGCCCGCACGGTGCGCCCGCCCCGGCCGCCCCCCAGATCCCCGACGCCGCACCGGCACCGGCCGGGCCCTCGGCGGAAGCAGCGCCCGCCCCGGTCACCCCGCAGGCTCCGCAAGCCGTGCCCGCGCCGGATGCCGTGTCGGACGCGCAGGTCTCCGCCCCGCAGACCCCGGTCGCGCACGCCCCGGACGCGCAGGTCTCCGCCCCGCAGACCCCGGTCGCGCACGCCCCGGACGCGCAGGTCCCCGCCGCGCAGGCGCCGGACGCGCAGGTCCCCGCCGCCCCGCACGCCCCGCAGCCGGCGGACGACGCGGCGCAGACCGTCGTGGTCGTGCCCGACGCGGGCGTTCCCCAGCAGGCCGACGCCCCCGCGCCCGCCTCCACCGGCCTGCCGGAGGCACCCGCGCAGGAACCCGAAGCCGACGACCAGGCCGCCCCGGTCCAGGACGCCCAGGACCCGGCATCCGAGCACGCCCAGGACCCGGCGCAGGCCGTGACCCCCGTACCGGACGAGCAGGCGCCCGAGTCGCGGCCCGCCGACCAGGCCGTCCACATCGCGGACACCGAGGCTCGGATCCCGGACGCCGAGACCCCGTTCGAGGAGCCCGCGCTGCCCCTGGCCGCCGAGGAGGCGCAGCCCGCGGCCGCCGAGTCCGTCCAGGCCGTGCCGGTGGGCGTCGCCGCCCAGGCCGCGGCGCCCGAGGCATCCGCCGGCCAGGTGCACGGCGAGCAGCCCGCGGCCGATGAGCCCGGCGCTCCCCAGGAGCCCGAGCCGGACCAGACGCTCGGTCAGTTCGTGCCCGTCGAGGGCACCGTGCCGACCACCCCGCACCTGGCCCCGACCCCGCCGCACGCCCTGATCGTGCCGCCCCTCCCCCCTCAGGAGCAGCAGCCCGCCGAGGAGCCCGCTGCGGCCGCCGCCGAGCAGGAGGAGCCGGTGGCCGCCGCACCGACGGCGGAGGAGCCCGCCGTCACCGTTCCCGCTCCCCGCGACGGCGAGGCACCCGCCCCGGAGCCGTCCGTCGTGGACCAGGAGCCCGTAGTCGCACAGCAGGCGGAGGACCTGGACACCAGGGCCGCCGACCAGGAAGAGAGCACGGCCGCAGTGGAAGAAGCACGAGAGTCCACCGGCCCGGCGGCGCCCGGATACGACGACGCCGAACGCGAGGCGGTGCTGCGCGTGATGCGCGAGCGCCGCGACATCCGCAACGGCTTCCGCAGCGACCCGATCCCGCACGACGTGCTGCTGCGCGTCCTGGAGGCCGCCCACACCGCGCCCTCCGTCGGCCACTCCCAGCCGTGGGACTTCGTCGTCATTCGCTCGGCCGAGACCCGCCGCACCATGCACGAACTGGCCCAGCGTCAGCGCGAGGCGTACGCCAAGTCGCTGCCCAAGGGCCGGGCGAAGCAGTTCAAGGAACTGAAGATCGAGGCGATCCTCGACACCCCGGTCAACATCGTGGTCACCGCCGACCCGACCCGCGGCGGCCGCCACACCCTCGGCCGGCACACCCAGCCGCAGATGGCCCCGTATTCCTCCGCGCTCGCCGTCGAGAACCTCTGGCTCGCGGCCCGCGCCGAGGGCCTCGGCGTCGGCTGGGTCAGCTTCTTCGACGAGCGCGAGATGGTCCGCACCCTCGGCCTGCCCGAGCACCTGGAGGTCGTGGCCTACCTCTGCGTCGGATACGTCGACGAGTTCCCGGACGAGCCCGAGCTGATGCAGGCCGGCTGGTCCAAGCGCCGCCCGCTGTCCTGGGTCGTGCACGAGGAGACGTACGGCCGTCGCGCGCTGCCCGGCGAGGAGCCGCACGACCTGCTCGCCGAGACCGTGGCGGGCATCCGCCCGCTGGACGCCAAGGCCCTCGGCGAGGCCTGGGAGCGGCAGAAGCGCATGACCAAGCCCGCGGGCGCGCTCGGCATGCTGGAGATCATCTCCGCGCAGTTGTCCGGACTGTCCCGCCAGTGCCCGCCGCCGATCCCGGAGCCCGCGGCCGTCGCGATCTTCGCGGGTGACCACGGCGTGCACGCCCAGGGGGTCACCCCCTGGCCCCAGGAGGTGACGGCCCAGATGGTCGCCAACTTCCTCGGCGGCGGCGCGGTCTGCAACGCGTTCGCCGGCCAGGTGGGCGCCGAGGTCTGCGTCGTCGACGTGGGCGTGGCCGCCGACCTGCCCGCGACGCCGGGCCTGCTGCCGCGCAAGGTCCGCGCGGGCACGGCGGACATGACGACCGGCCCCGCGCTGACCCGCGAGGAGGTCAAGCAGGCGATCGAGGTCGGCATCGAGACGGCCCGCGACCTGGTGGCGGCGGGCAACAAGGCGCTGCTCACCGGTGAGATGGGCATCGCGAACACGACGGCGTCGGCCGCCCTGATCTCGGTCTTCACGGACACCGACCCGTCGGAGGTGACGGGCCGCGGCACGGGTATCAACGACGAGACCCTGGCCCGCAAGACCGAGGTCGTCCGCCGCGCCATCGAACTCCACCAGCCCGACCCGGCCGACCCGATCGGCGTGCTGGCCGCCTTCGGCGGACTGGAGCACGCGGCGATGGTGGGTCTGCTGCTCGGCGGCGCGTCGCTGCGCACGCCGGTGATCCTGGACGGCGTCAGCGCCGGTGCCGCCGCCCTGGTGGCCCGCGCGATCGCCCCCGAGGTCCTCGCGGCCTGCATCGCCGGCCACCGCAGCGCGGAGCCCGGCCATGTGGCCGCCCTCAACAAGCTGGGCCTGCGCCCCCTGGTCGACCTCGACCTGCGCCTCGGTGAGGGCACCGGCGCGCTCCTCGCCCTGCCGCTCGTCCAGAGCGCGGCGCGGGCGATGCACGAGGTGGCGACGTTCGACTCGGCGGGCGTCACCGAGAAGTAA
- a CDS encoding TFIIB-type zinc ribbon-containing protein: MQCPKCHAPMHTYNRNGVQIEQCSGCRGIFLDYGELEALTRLESQWAQPAPPPPPAPQAYPAAPAWGAPHGGHGGHHGGHGDHYGHHRHKSFGHMLFSS, translated from the coding sequence ATGCAGTGTCCGAAGTGTCATGCGCCGATGCACACGTACAACCGCAACGGCGTCCAGATCGAGCAGTGCAGCGGCTGCCGCGGCATCTTCCTGGACTACGGGGAGCTGGAGGCGCTGACCCGCCTGGAGTCCCAGTGGGCGCAGCCCGCCCCGCCGCCCCCGCCCGCCCCGCAGGCCTACCCGGCCGCTCCCGCCTGGGGCGCCCCGCACGGCGGCCACGGCGGCCACCACGGAGGCCATGGCGATCACTACGGCCACCACCGTCACAAGAGCTTCGGCCACATGCTGTTCTCCAGCTGA
- the cbiE gene encoding precorrin-6y C5,15-methyltransferase (decarboxylating) subunit CbiE, whose protein sequence is MADRVTVIGWDGSPLTAAARSALGAATLVAGAAHHLGLPEVPRTAERIRLGSVALAARRIAAHRGTAVVLADGDPGFFGVVRTLRAPEFGLEVEVVPAVSSVAAAFARAGMPWDDAQVVVAHRRTLRRAVNVCRAHTKVAVLTSPGAGPAELGLLLDGVHRTFVICEELGTDREQVTVVTSDKAADHTWRDPNVVIAIGGPVTAADGGGWIAGRDPGAGPRGWALPAEAYGGGLGEGETDLLRAAQLARLGPRVGDLVWDIGTGCGAFAVEAARCGAAVIAVDRDADACGRTAAGARHFGVQLQIVHGTAPHILENLPEPDVVRVGGGGVAVVSAVADRRPQRIVAHAATRDTAELVGRDLSEHGYDVECALLQSVELDTRAWTEKERSVAFLLSGRLAERSP, encoded by the coding sequence ATGGCCGACCGGGTCACGGTGATCGGCTGGGACGGCTCGCCACTGACCGCCGCAGCGCGCTCCGCCCTGGGGGCCGCCACGCTCGTCGCCGGCGCGGCCCACCATCTCGGCCTCCCCGAGGTGCCGAGGACGGCCGAGCGCATCCGCCTCGGCAGCGTCGCCCTCGCCGCCCGCCGCATCGCCGCCCACCGCGGCACCGCCGTCGTCCTCGCCGACGGCGACCCGGGCTTCTTCGGCGTCGTACGCACCCTGCGCGCCCCCGAATTCGGCCTGGAGGTCGAAGTCGTGCCCGCCGTGTCCTCGGTGGCCGCCGCCTTCGCCCGCGCAGGGATGCCCTGGGACGACGCACAGGTGGTCGTCGCACACCGCCGCACCCTGCGCCGCGCGGTGAACGTATGCCGCGCCCACACCAAAGTCGCGGTTCTCACCTCACCAGGCGCCGGGCCCGCGGAACTCGGGCTGCTCCTCGACGGGGTCCACCGCACCTTCGTCATCTGTGAGGAACTCGGCACCGACCGCGAACAGGTCACCGTTGTCACCTCCGACAAGGCCGCCGACCACACCTGGCGCGACCCCAACGTCGTCATCGCCATCGGCGGACCCGTGACCGCGGCCGACGGCGGCGGCTGGATCGCCGGCCGCGACCCGGGCGCGGGACCGCGCGGCTGGGCGCTGCCCGCCGAGGCGTACGGCGGAGGGCTCGGCGAAGGTGAAACGGATCTGCTGCGCGCCGCCCAACTCGCCCGGCTGGGACCCCGGGTGGGCGACCTGGTGTGGGACATCGGGACCGGCTGCGGCGCGTTCGCCGTGGAGGCCGCCCGCTGCGGGGCCGCCGTCATCGCCGTCGACCGCGACGCGGACGCCTGCGGCCGTACGGCGGCCGGCGCGCGCCACTTCGGCGTCCAGCTCCAGATCGTGCACGGCACCGCCCCGCACATCCTGGAGAACCTGCCCGAGCCGGACGTCGTACGCGTCGGCGGCGGGGGAGTCGCGGTCGTCTCGGCGGTCGCCGACCGCCGCCCGCAGCGGATCGTCGCGCACGCCGCGACCCGCGACACGGCCGAACTCGTCGGCAGGGATCTGTCGGAGCACGGCTACGACGTCGAGTGCGCCCTGTTGCAGTCCGTGGAACTCGACACGCGGGCCTGGACGGAGAAGGAACGGAGCGTCGCGTTCCTGCTCAGCGGCCGATTGGCCGAACGCTCCCCCTGA
- a CDS encoding TrmH family RNA methyltransferase, which produces MADLITVENPDDPRLRDYTGLTDVELRRKREPAEGLFIAEGEKVIRRAKDAGYEMRSMLLSAKWVDVMRDVIDELPAPVYAVSPELAEQVTGYHVHRGALASMQRKPLPTADELLATARRVVIMESVNDHTNIGAIFRSAAALGMDAVLLSPDCADPLYRRSVKVSMGAVFSVPYARLDTWPKGLESVREAGFTLLALTPDEKAKTLDETAPHKMDRVALMLGAEGDGLSTQALVAADEWVRIPMAHGVDSLNVGAAAAVAFYAVATGRPQL; this is translated from the coding sequence GTGGCCGATCTCATTACCGTTGAGAACCCCGACGACCCGCGCCTGCGCGACTACACGGGCCTGACCGACGTGGAGTTGCGCCGTAAGCGCGAACCCGCCGAGGGCCTGTTCATCGCCGAGGGCGAGAAGGTCATCAGACGGGCCAAGGACGCCGGTTACGAGATGCGCTCGATGCTGCTGTCCGCCAAGTGGGTCGACGTCATGCGGGACGTCATCGACGAACTCCCGGCCCCGGTGTACGCGGTCAGCCCGGAACTGGCCGAGCAGGTCACCGGCTACCACGTGCACCGTGGCGCGCTCGCCTCCATGCAGCGCAAACCGCTGCCGACGGCGGACGAGCTCCTGGCGACCGCGCGCCGGGTCGTGATCATGGAATCCGTGAACGACCACACCAACATCGGCGCCATATTCCGGTCGGCGGCGGCCCTCGGCATGGACGCGGTCCTGCTGTCGCCCGACTGCGCCGACCCGCTCTACCGCCGCAGCGTGAAGGTCTCCATGGGCGCGGTCTTCTCGGTGCCCTACGCGCGTCTCGACACCTGGCCCAAGGGACTGGAGTCGGTCCGCGAGGCGGGCTTCACGCTCCTCGCGCTCACCCCCGACGAGAAGGCCAAGACCCTCGACGAGACGGCACCGCACAAGATGGACCGCGTCGCGCTGATGCTCGGCGCGGAGGGCGACGGCCTGTCCACCCAGGCGCTCGTCGCCGCCGATGAATGGGTCCGCATCCCCATGGCCCACGGCGTCGACTCCCTCAACGTGGGCGCGGCGGCCGCCGTCGCCTTCTACGCGGTGGCCACAGGACGTCCCCAGCTCTGA
- a CDS encoding GNAT family N-acetyltransferase — MTSTFPNVSISTERLVLRPLDEDDVPALAEMMNDEMVGAWTDVPQPFTEEGARGWITEWAPTERAAGRGLDLAVTEFLTQRLVGLVQLTKTNWHIRSTELSYIIASWARGEGYASEASLATAQWLFGDQKFERIEVRTAADNTASQQVAQKIGCISEGVLRNACIAHVRNEDGTWTDVRTDFIVWSLLPEDLDGVGEELADTGGFTSFSNWN, encoded by the coding sequence ATGACAAGCACCTTCCCCAACGTCTCCATCAGCACGGAGCGGTTGGTACTGCGCCCTCTCGACGAGGACGATGTCCCCGCGCTGGCCGAAATGATGAACGACGAGATGGTCGGCGCCTGGACCGACGTCCCTCAGCCCTTCACGGAGGAGGGGGCCCGCGGCTGGATCACCGAGTGGGCACCCACCGAGCGCGCCGCGGGCCGCGGCCTCGACCTCGCGGTCACCGAGTTCCTCACCCAGCGCCTGGTCGGCCTCGTCCAGCTGACCAAGACCAACTGGCACATCCGGTCGACCGAACTGTCGTACATCATCGCCTCCTGGGCGCGGGGCGAGGGCTACGCATCCGAGGCCTCGCTCGCCACCGCCCAATGGCTCTTCGGGGACCAGAAGTTCGAGCGGATCGAAGTACGCACGGCGGCCGACAACACCGCCTCCCAGCAGGTCGCCCAGAAGATCGGCTGCATCAGCGAGGGCGTCCTGCGCAACGCCTGCATAGCGCACGTCCGCAACGAGGACGGCACCTGGACCGACGTACGGACGGACTTCATCGTGTGGAGCCTGCTGCCGGAGGACCTCGACGGGGTCGGCGAGGAACTGGCCGACACCGGCGGTTTCACGTCGTTCTCCAACTGGAACTGA